The genome window CCGAGGAAATGAAAAACCGCCCGCAAAGCTCGGGGGTAGGCTCCTAAGGTCTTGCCTCTTGTTGGTGCACCAAGCCGGTTCGGATTCCGAATCGGCTTTTGGTTTTGGTGGGTAAGCGGCCCGGCTGGTAGCCGCGTCGCGCGCCGCATCGTAAAACACCGCTACGAGCATCTTTCCACTTCACTTCGTACTCCTTATGCACCGCATCCTTCTTTTTCTGTGGCTGGGGCTGGTGGCCGGCCTAAGCCAGACCGCCGTGGGCGCCCCCGCGGAAGAGCTGCCACCCCGCCCCGCTCCCTTCCGGTTTGTAAATGACCAGGCCCAACTGCTACCCGCAGCCAACGCCAAGACCTTGGAAAATGGCTTGCGCCGCTACGCCGACGAAAACGGTACCCAGATTGTGGTGGTAACGGTGCCTTCCCTGGGAGGCCGCAACGTGGCCGAGTACGCCCGGGAGCTGGGCACGGCCTGGGGCATCGGCCAGCGCGACAAAAACAACGGCGTGGTGGTGTTAATCGGCGCGCAGGAGCGCAACGTCACCATTCAGGCCGGCTCGGGGCTGCGCCAGCAGATTACTCCGGCCCTGACCAGCCAGATTATCAACGAAAAAATGACGCCCAGCTTTAAGCAAGGCCGCTATTTCGCCGGCTTGCGTTCGGGCCTTAATGCCCTGATGCTGGCCGCCAACCCAGGCTCTGCTCCGGCTAGCTCCCCAGCCGCTGCCACTAGTCCGGCAACTAGCGCCGCCGCTGGGGTAGGCGCCAACGGGGCCGGCAGCGGAGCCGAACTTGCCAGCGAGTTTCCGGCCCAAAGCGCCGTTCCGGAACCCGTAGCGCCTACCCTGCCGGCGGCGGAACCTGCTTCATCGGGGTTTGGCTGGGGCACGTTGGCCCTGGGCGCCCTGGTTATAGGAGGCGGCATTTGGCTGGTATCCAAGCTATTTCGGCGCCGGGCACCCGCTGCGCCAGGCCCGAGCCCTACCCCTGATTTTCTGCCCAACCAATCGACGCAGCCAGGCCAGCCCAACGATGCTACCCGCGGCTACGGGCAGCGGCCAGTAAACCAGCCCGGTAACGTTCCGGACTTCTTGCCTAACCGTACTTCTGGTTTTGGGGGCGGGAGCGGCGGTAGTGGTGTGGGCGGCATGCTCATGACGGGTGCTGCCGCCGCCGCCGGCGCTTACCTTGGCAACCGCATGGCCCAGGGCCACGACAACCCCGACAGTTCTGCTTTCCACCCCGACGGCTCCCGCACTTTCGACCCGGACGCGGCGGGTGCCGCGGGTGGAGCAGCGGCAGCTGGCGCGGTAGGTGGAGCGGCCTCAACGGGTGGCTTTCCGGCCTTGGGCGGCACCGATGCTACCCCCGAAGCGGAACCAGACTACTTCTCGGAGGACTACACGGCAAACGATTCCCCAGACTATTTCTCCTCCTCCGACGACAGCTCTTCCTACGACGACACGTCGTCGGACGATACCGGCGGCGGGGGCTTCGACAGTGACGACAACACGAGTGGCAGCTGGTAACGCCAGCCGGCTCCGGCTGAGGGGCCGGGCCAAAGGGTAACAACCTACTACGCCACCATAATGCAACAAGCCGGCTTCCGTGAATACGGGAACCGGCTTGTTGCGTGTGAGGGGAGTGGAATTACTTCTTGGGCATACTGCGGGTGGGTGCTCCCACTTTTACGCTTGGGTTACGCTTGCGCTTGCGTTGGGCTTTGAGGCGCAGCTTCCAGCGACGAAACGGGCCCAACTTCTTCATTTTGTGACGGCTGTTGCCACGGTAAGCTTTGTAGTTAGGCCGGCCGCGCTTGTATGAACGACGAAAGACCGGAACGCTGGCTACCGTTTCAGCGCTGACTGATGAAGTGGCGGTGCTTCCCGTTTCGGCCCGCGTAGGAGCCGGCTCTAGGAACAAAAGGAAGCCCAAAAGTAGCAGGAGTATCTTTTTGAACATAAGAAAGAATAAGAGGTGAGAGAAGCACTGCACCACACGGTACCTCCAAATAAAGCGAATCTTTAGATAATTATCGTAACAAGCTGAAATAAAGATTTATTCTAAGAAAAATTCTATGTCAAGTCTCATTTCTATTTCTCTAACGTTAGCGTCATTCCTTTTAACTTTTCTAATACGATCCGTGTATCAACCTAAATCTTGTGAGCTTTCCTGAGCCTAGTTGCATGATGACAGAAAGCGACGCACGCTAGTGCTAGCCCCCCCGCGTATGCTGAAGCCTCAGGTAAATAGCTCGTTGATATTCGTACTGGCTTCTGCCGGCTCAAGAGGAAGCTCTGTCATTGCTTCCTATGCTAGCCTAGCAATGCCTCCTAGCACCTTTGCTTTCTAAATCAGCCGGCGGAAACTACAGGACGTAGCCAGGACGGTAACGGTGGGCACCTGTTTACCTAGGTCTGCCCTCCCCTGCCCACCGGTTACAGAAAGCTTCTGCTAAAGCCAATACTACTTAGCGGGCAGTCCGCACCCGGAGCCCTGGCAAGTACTTAGAAGAGTATATAATGGGTAGTTCAGGCGCTTACCCTCGGGAGCAGAGCCAACGCACAGCCTCGCCCTCGTCGGTGAATTGGTTGAGGGAGCAGTAGTCGCCGTGGGTGTGGGGCAGGGGCGGCAGGGTTTCGTCGTGTACGTCGTCGAGCTGGTAGGGCGCCACCAGAAAGGCCAGGTACACATGGTCGCCGAGGTGCTGGCGCAACAGGGGGTAGAACACGGTGGTCAGCCAGTGCACGTCGCGGGAGTCTACCTCTAGCCGGCGCCGGGAGTCCACAAGCCAGTGGCGGCAGGAGTCGCAGGTAGCGGCGTAGCGCAGCACTTCCTGGTAGCCGGCGCGCAGCTCATGTGAGGCCGTGGGGCGCGTCCAGCGGGCGGCCACAATCCCT of Hymenobacter sublimis contains these proteins:
- a CDS encoding TPM domain-containing protein, producing MHRILLFLWLGLVAGLSQTAVGAPAEELPPRPAPFRFVNDQAQLLPAANAKTLENGLRRYADENGTQIVVVTVPSLGGRNVAEYARELGTAWGIGQRDKNNGVVVLIGAQERNVTIQAGSGLRQQITPALTSQIINEKMTPSFKQGRYFAGLRSGLNALMLAANPGSAPASSPAAATSPATSAAAGVGANGAGSGAELASEFPAQSAVPEPVAPTLPAAEPASSGFGWGTLALGALVIGGGIWLVSKLFRRRAPAAPGPSPTPDFLPNQSTQPGQPNDATRGYGQRPVNQPGNVPDFLPNRTSGFGGGSGGSGVGGMLMTGAAAAAGAYLGNRMAQGHDNPDSSAFHPDGSRTFDPDAAGAAGGAAAAGAVGGAASTGGFPALGGTDATPEAEPDYFSEDYTANDSPDYFSSSDDSSSYDDTSSDDTGGGGFDSDDNTSGSW